The Nodosilinea sp. PGN35 DNA segment GCCATGACCGATTACCAAAGCGGCAAAATGGGGGCACTTGCACCCCAATAACCCGGCACAAACGGGTTAACTTTTGTAAGATCACCCCAGCACCTTTGGCGCGGCGGGAGATTTTGCACCGGCATGGAACGATTTAACCTGAAGGGCTTTCGGCGGTTTTGGGCGATCGCCAAGAGCTACTGGCTGGGCGACGAAAAGTGGAAAGCCGGGGGCCTGCTGCTGCTGATTGCGGTGTTTTTGCTGGGCTACACCGGCCTCAGCGTGGTGCTCAACAACAAGCGCGGCGTGCTGATCTCGGCGCTCTCAGCCCAGGATGAAGCCCGCTTCTGGGAGACGGTGCTGGTATTTATCGGGGTGCTGGTGGCCTACGCGCCGCTGCTGGCGGGCTACGACTACCTGCAAAAGCGCCTGGGGCTAGAGTGGCGGCGCTGGCTGACCGGGCGATTTGTGGATGACTATTTTGGCGATCGCGCCTTCTACGACATTCAGCAGTTTCAGCCCGACATCGACAACCCCGACCAGCGCATCGCCGAAGACGTCAGAAACTTCACCCAGCAGTCGCTGGCGCTGCTGCTGGTGGTGGTCAGCTCGGTCTTGCAGGTGATCGCCTTTAGCGGCGTGCTGTGGGGCATCTCCAAAAACCTGGTGGGCTTTCTGGTGCTCTACGCCGCCCTCGGCACCCTGGTAACGGTGGGGATCTTTGGTCAGCCCCTGGTGCGGCTCAACTTTGAGCAGCTGAAGCGGGAGGCCAACTTTCGCTTTAGCCTGGTGCGGATTCGCGAAAACGCCGAGGCGATCGCCTTCTACCGGGGCGAGGCCCAGGAGGCCAGCCAGGTGAACAACCGCTTCATGGCCGCCTTCGACAACTTCAAAAAGCTAATCGTCTGGGAACTCGGCCTCAATGCCCTGACCAACGCCTACGAGTTTATCCCCTTTGTGCTGCCCGCCATCGTGGTGGCCCCGGCGGTGTTCGCAGGCGATCTCGAAGTGGGCAAGGTCTCCGAGGCCCAGGGGGCCTTCATGCGAGTGTTCTTTTCCCTCAACGTGGTGGTGGCCCGGTTTTCAGAACTCACCTCCTTTGGGGCGGGCATCGATCGCCTCTACGGCTTTGCCGCAGCCCTCAACCACGTAGAGCCCGAGGCCGCAGCGGCGGAAGCCCCCTCAGCATCCCCAGCCCAGCCCGCAGAACAAGACTCTCCAGCCGCCGCAGACCATGCTGCGATCGCCCCTACAATCGCCTCCACAATCGCCCCTACAATCGCCATCGAGACCTCAGACTCCCTGGCGCTTAAAGACTTTACCCTGCAAACCCCCAACTACCAGCGCACCCTGGTCGAAAATCTCTCTATAGATATCCCCGATCAAACCGGGCTGC contains these protein-coding regions:
- a CDS encoding ABC transporter ATP-binding protein/permease, with translation MERFNLKGFRRFWAIAKSYWLGDEKWKAGGLLLLIAVFLLGYTGLSVVLNNKRGVLISALSAQDEARFWETVLVFIGVLVAYAPLLAGYDYLQKRLGLEWRRWLTGRFVDDYFGDRAFYDIQQFQPDIDNPDQRIAEDVRNFTQQSLALLLVVVSSVLQVIAFSGVLWGISKNLVGFLVLYAALGTLVTVGIFGQPLVRLNFEQLKREANFRFSLVRIRENAEAIAFYRGEAQEASQVNNRFMAAFDNFKKLIVWELGLNALTNAYEFIPFVLPAIVVAPAVFAGDLEVGKVSEAQGAFMRVFFSLNVVVARFSELTSFGAGIDRLYGFAAALNHVEPEAAAAEAPSASPAQPAEQDSPAAADHAAIAPTIASTIAPTIAIETSDSLALKDFTLQTPNYQRTLVENLSIDIPDQTGLLIVGPSGCGKSSLLRAIAGLWQSGSGTIYRPDLDDILFLPQKPYMILGTLREQLLYPTTDQAVDDDGLQAALEKVNLANLAERFGGFDAVEEWGDVLSLGEQQRLTFARILISQPDFAILDEATSALDLANEAKLYDHLRHSGTTFVSVGHRESLSEYHQATLELAEDHTWAIKPSGLATADL